The Streptomyces sp. ICC1 DNA window GATCAGACGTCCTTTAAGGTCCGTCCCGTGAGGCGGAGAAGGAGGTCCTTTTCATGGACACCCAGCACAACCGCACCACAGCCCGGGAAACCGGGCAGAGCGATGCCATGCGCCCCGTTCTCGACGCGCAGGACATCGCCCGGGTCCTGACCCGGATCGCCCACGAGATCGTCGAACGCGCCAAGGGCGCCGACGACGTGGTGCTCCTCGGCATCCCCACCCGCGGCGTGTACCTCGCCCGCAGGCTGGCCGCCAAACTCGAAGAGATCACCGGTGCCAAGATCCCGGTGGGCTCCCTCGACATCACCATGTACCGCGACGACCTGCGGATGAAGCCGGCCCGCGCCATCGGGCGCACCGAGATCCCCGGCGACGACATCGACGGCCGCCTGGTCGTCCTCGTCGACGACGTCCTCTTCTCCGGCCGCACCATCCGCGCCGCCCTCGACGCCCTCGGCGACATCGGCCGCCCGCGCGCCGTGCAGCTCGC harbors:
- the pyrR gene encoding bifunctional pyr operon transcriptional regulator/uracil phosphoribosyltransferase PyrR gives rise to the protein MDTQHNRTTARETGQSDAMRPVLDAQDIARVLTRIAHEIVERAKGADDVVLLGIPTRGVYLARRLAAKLEEITGAKIPVGSLDITMYRDDLRMKPARAIGRTEIPGDDIDGRLVVLVDDVLFSGRTIRAALDALGDIGRPRAVQLAVLVDRGHRELPIRADYVGKNLPTSLRENVSVQLQEEDGRDAVLLGQRTDRAAGQ